A genomic segment from Nitratiruptor sp. YY08-10 encodes:
- a CDS encoding ferritin-like domain-containing protein → MRWHYEDIDYSKVNSKEVREYDFLFFLITSASFIEITSDVYEKNLAIFYADNKKVVDWLENVWEPEELQHGRALRKYVQSAWPDFDWDAAYERFKNEYLPLCTLDEFQPTKAKEMLARMVVETGTSTFYKAIERFSKDLDAPVLGEIAHNISKDEVYHYDVFYDTYKEYNKTEKLGRDEVIKVEYDRLKMVDGEDGRIAFKAIYESTHDTPFRDEIYEQHKKNVAKFAKKYYPYNMAIKMLLQPLNLNKTVEKVTVPMVRGALKILGI, encoded by the coding sequence ATGCGATGGCATTATGAAGATATAGACTATTCCAAGGTAAATTCCAAAGAAGTACGAGAATATGACTTTCTCTTTTTTCTCATCACTAGTGCCTCTTTCATCGAAATCACTTCGGATGTGTACGAAAAAAATCTTGCCATCTTTTATGCAGACAACAAGAAAGTTGTCGATTGGCTTGAGAATGTGTGGGAGCCAGAAGAGCTGCAACATGGACGTGCATTGCGAAAATATGTTCAATCTGCCTGGCCCGACTTTGACTGGGACGCTGCATATGAGCGGTTTAAGAATGAATATCTGCCGCTATGTACCTTAGATGAGTTTCAACCCACAAAAGCAAAAGAGATGCTGGCAAGAATGGTGGTAGAAACAGGGACAAGCACCTTTTATAAAGCGATTGAAAGATTTTCCAAAGATCTTGACGCACCGGTTTTGGGAGAAATTGCTCACAATATTTCCAAAGATGAGGTCTATCACTATGATGTTTTCTATGATACATACAAAGAGTACAATAAAACAGAAAAACTAGGCCGTGACGAGGTCATCAAAGTCGAATACGACAGACTCAAAATGGTCGATGGAGAAGATGGAAGAATCGCGTTCAAAGCAATCTATGAAAGTACGCACGATACACCATTTCGTGATGAAATCTATGAGCAGCATAAAAAAAATGTGGCCAAATTTGCCAAAAAGTACTATCCATACAATATGGCGATAAAAATGCTTTTGCAACCGCTCAATCTCAATAAAACCGTCGAAAAGGTGACCGTTCCTATGGTCAGAGGAGCTTTGAAAATTTTAGGAATTTAG
- a CDS encoding DUF3187 family protein, producing the protein MKKFFTLFLLSITLFAAQPLLTTTMHPFRLAFYSFYPQNPQIWQDEKWHTQLSLSETNDYDEEKAYLIDYEITTLTLAFSKNTNGNAQFRIILPAYSINGGFLDSFLNWFHRATATLPSAHNQYGNNKVHFFFGSIHKTSSYATFGNVQLEYTHRLPWTIKGVQQALHFGIKLPTAKKNSGFGSGKTDTMIGWLGYKKFTKSSLLLNIQAAKIGKYTQGNIAKSKKYLYTLYAQWQKPVSFGKVLLGYRFLSSAYDSPYASIDSCSNIVTLGLATHWFGKQTIIFLNENLAPFRGAPDITIGINISL; encoded by the coding sequence GTGAAAAAATTTTTTACTCTTTTTTTGCTATCAATTACTCTTTTTGCTGCACAACCTTTACTCACAACAACGATGCATCCTTTCAGACTCGCTTTTTACTCTTTCTATCCGCAAAACCCGCAGATTTGGCAAGATGAGAAATGGCATACCCAACTGAGCCTTAGTGAAACAAACGATTATGATGAAGAGAAAGCCTATTTGATCGATTATGAAATAACCACTTTGACACTTGCATTTTCCAAAAATACAAATGGCAATGCACAATTTCGTATCATTCTTCCCGCCTATTCTATAAATGGCGGTTTTCTGGACTCATTTTTAAACTGGTTCCATCGAGCCACCGCCACTTTGCCCTCTGCACACAATCAATACGGAAACAACAAAGTCCATTTTTTCTTTGGCTCTATCCATAAAACCTCTTCTTACGCAACATTTGGCAATGTCCAGCTTGAATACACCCACCGATTGCCTTGGACCATTAAGGGCGTACAACAGGCACTCCATTTTGGGATCAAGTTGCCTACTGCCAAAAAGAACAGCGGTTTCGGCTCCGGCAAAACAGATACGATGATAGGCTGGTTGGGATATAAAAAATTTACAAAATCATCACTACTTCTCAATATCCAAGCAGCAAAAATAGGAAAATACACACAAGGAAATATCGCCAAGAGCAAAAAGTATCTCTATACACTGTATGCACAATGGCAAAAACCCGTTTCATTTGGAAAAGTTTTGCTTGGATATCGTTTTCTTTCAAGTGCCTACGATTCACCATATGCAAGTATCGACAGCTGCTCCAATATCGTCACTTTAGGACTCGCTACCCACTGGTTTGGTAAACAAACGATCATTTTTCTTAACGAAAATCTTGCTCCGTTTCGAGGAGCACCCGATATCACAATAGGGATCAATATCTCATTATAA